The DNA sequence CAGGAAAGTGACAGCAACTAACAGACAGCAATAAAGGACTTGATCCTTTCACTAACTTGaactagtgttttttttttcttttcaaggaTATTTCTATAGAATTTTACTTAAAATATATAAGCTCCAGCTACATAACTCCAATGATAGCTCATTCACAAGGAGGTATGATTTCTTCAGGTCTTAAGAGACTgtaaattaaattattttctcataaCTTAATTGAAATGACAGAGCATCTTGGCCTGTTGTGCATGTTGGAAAGGAAATTATCTTTGCAAAATGCATCTGTAACCTAAGAAAAGCTTTTAGCTTTGAGTTCAGAGATGAATTGACATATTGTTTATCAGCTTTTTCATGAAGGCCACAGTTTGCTAAAAATAACCTACGATATCTTGTTCTTTTGGGCATCCACTTGATAGTATTGGGAATTCTTCATGTGCGAACAGCTGAGCAACTTTGGTGTAGATTTGAAAAGGTTTGGACTAACTCTTGTTTTGTCTTTAGGCGTGAGTTGTATGGTCGGAACCGAagacgaggaggaggaggaggaggaggaggtggCGGGGGAGGTGGCAGGTGGGTGTGACCAGAAGATTTCAGGGTTTATATAAGTGTACAACAACTCCGCAGGTCATATCTGTTGAATACCTGTACTAATCTGTTCAGATATTGTAAATTTACATGAAATGCAACCCTGCATTATATTGTCCTGTGAGACCTTGGACCTCAAAAAAAGTGAATCTAATATGAGTTGAAAACAGGCAGCTCTGGACCCTTCTTTTACTTACATCTCTCCACCATTTTACTTTGTTTCAGGAGAGGGGGCGGTTCCATGTCACCACCAAGGCGCTCTAGGTCCAGATCACCTCGGCGTGGGGGACGTGGTGGGTCGCCAAGGCAACGGTCACGCTCTCCTCGCCGTGACCGAAGATACTAAGACTGTACAAGCAGCTTTGCCTATACTTGTGCATCGTGACCAGAGATACTTGCGCATCATAACCAGAGATGCTTGCGCATCATCAAACGATATCGTATACTTCAACACCTAATTGCTTAAAACAAGTAGCTGTGATCTTGGATTATGGTATAAATCAGTCACATCAACTTATAGTGGTTTTCGATAGGAATTGCAGTGAGTATTTAGTTACACGAAGTACAGGTAGTCTACTTTgccaattttctttttatgccTCAGCGCCAGAACCAGGGCCTTATAGAAGAAGCCTTAATAAAAAGTAGTAGTTTTACCGGGTCGACCACAAATTACTTTTAACAAAAACTCAAGTTTGTTCTTATGTGTAATTTTGCGAGCACCACAAAATAGATTGTGAGATATACCGTAGCGTCCGCGATCCAAACAAGCAATATTGTTGTGGTTAGGGGGGACATCTCGTCTATCATTATCTTACATACGTTTTGTACCCAAACACCGTCTACTGAAAATCTCCTAGCAACCTTGTGATACAGTGTTATGCCTTCAACAACTACATTTGCAAATACGTCTTATTAGCTTTGATATAAATAAACATTTGTTGTGTCACAATGGACTGAATTtccgtattttttttttctcttgcggTTAGTACGCGTCCATGTGCGTGCCATCCCTTCCGCTTCTCTATATATAGCCAATAGCTTTTTCCAAAAAGGTTGTCATTAAACCCTACCCACCGGACTGCTAAGTTGTCTGGGTAGGAGCGCAAATCTGCTCGTTGCTCGAGTATGCACGTTTTTAGTTAGCTATTGACATGCGAGCTTTCAGCTCTGTTTTGTGGAAATTAGCATCTAGAAAAACGAGGCCATCAACagatcaataaagtatattTTGCTTTTACCTAACCTGCCTTTCAGCCTGGCCGCGTACGGTTCAGCCACCGACAACCCATATTGAAATACATCACTTCGCGATCGAACGTCAACTTCGACTTGTAAGTCAATATTAGAATtggactgaaattcattgagcccgggccggagagctattgcaaagctcttcctGGGTTTGAAATACAGTACAGATGAAAATGTATAATATCGTATTGTATATTATTCATGTTTCTTTTATCGGCTAATCTTGAAACCCTAGAATCTTGAAAAGTCAAATCCGTCGTTGCGCGACttcggcgaatccaaaatctaTGTATCgcttgggaatagcgcgtagtcagacacaagctttgggggcggtttgtctggttttgttgtttggtttaattgactacgcgctatttcCAAACGAAGAAGGGTATTTTGGATTCTGgtaggtcgcgcaacaacgaatttggctataaaataaaactatttcaGGGAAGACTTTGACTCATGGACGTGACCACCACTGTCAATCATCTTATTTCGAATCGCGTTTAAATACTGCATAATAACTTATGGCACCCACGGAAGTTTCCATAGtatagtggttatcacgtctgtcTAACacacagaaggtccccagttcgagcctgggtggaaacagtttttttttttcctttttccccTCAGCTTTGGCTTTGCAGGATACAAACAAGCATGCGTTTGTACTCAAAgcaacaaaaattaaaaagaaagaaaaactttTGATACTGTTCTTAGCATCAAACACTTAATAATTTTACCGTTTTGGGGCTCCTGTGGTCTGTGTGAGAGGGAACTCTGgccgaatttttttttcacgctgTTTGTTGATCTTTAGAGTGAAATTCAAGCTCTTTTTTCGTAATCCTAAACTCTTTTATGTCGCAAGTAAAGAATCGGCAAAGGGAAAGGACTGTCTTTATAAAACGGAGACAAGTTCTTACTAACAAAAAAGCAAGATGGCAGTCGTAGAGTTTGCGCCATTGCGAATCCCACTTCACCGTCGTTTGGAAACCGCCGCAGTAGCTTTATACTATTATTCCTTCTTCTTTGGTGCTCTTCTCGGTTTCCTTATCATCATCGGCTTATTGTATACGTCGCTTTATCCTATTGCCTTACTCTATCTCGCCTGGGCCTACCTATTTGATTATGGGACTCCGAGCCATGGCGGCAGGAGGTCCAAGTTTATGCGTGGCCTGCGAGTATGGAAGTATTTTCGCGATTATTTCCCAATCCAGCTGGTAAAGACAACTGAGTTGGACCCAAGTAAGCATTATGTGTTTGGCTATCATCCTCACGGAATCTTGTGTGCGGGAGCGTTTTGTAATTTTGCCACGGAAGCGACAAACTTTTCGGAGGTCTTTCCCGGGATAACACCACATCTCCTGCCTCTTATGGGTGAGTAAAGTTTGTTAAAAGTCTAACAGGAAAAAATTGAACTTTTTTTAAGAGGCTCACGAAGATGGGCCAAAATACGGTATTATTACTTTCTACAGCCGGGGTCAATTTTTGAGTTGtctgaattaaaaaaaaaaaagttggtgCTTTAGGTCTAAAATTGTCAAGCTTTTCCCTGGTCGCCCTAAACAGTCATCTTCCTCAAAAATGTTGTTCTACAGGGAGAGGACCCAGGGATTCCAATTTTGAAGGTTGCAGGCATATTTTCTAACATAACCTCATAGAAGAGGTACATCTACCCCAGGTGTCTCCTTTGGCCCACTTGTAAATCCGCCTGATATAAATCAGCGTACCCCACCTTTGACTTTTTCTTGAGCACAAATgttaatgcctagtgcacactagcgaaatattgacataacgacatgggcgcgcgcactcttatcttcgacataacgacatggacataatgacataagagaaaaaacatgttttttcttttatgtcgttctgtccatgtcgttatgtctgGCTAAACATAGCACCctcgcccatgtcgttatgttgctagtgtgcactaggcataagtgAGCTGCTTGCTTTTGTCTTACTTCAGAGGTTTTTTCATCAGTATTGCGGTTGGGATAAGGCTGTTATTAGAAGAGTTTCTAAGTAGTCCTTGGCATACTGTATATTGTAATAACTGTAACATGGTGAATGTGAAGGTGTAATGTGAAGGTGTAATGTAATCCCCATGAATCACCAGTTCTGCAACTCTACTGTTCTGCAGCCCTCTTCAAGCCACCACTCTTTAGAGACTACATTATGAGTAGCGGCATGTGTGATGTGACGCATGACAGCTGTGAGTACATATTGCAGAACAAAGGACCTGGCAACTCAATCGTCATAGTTGTTGGTGGTGCCTCAGAGGCATTAGATGCCCACCCTGGCACTAATGTGTTGACGTTAAAGGCTCGATATGGCTTCATCAAGCTTGCTATAAGAAATGGGTGGGTATTCAGAGTTGGCGAAATAAATTTAGGCCAATTTAGCAAGTCTGCTAAATAAAGAGCTGCACATAACAGAAAGAGTTCTTTAGTCATAATACAGCTAGCCATTACCTCCAGGTGTTTAGCCAAGTCAGTATAGTGTGTCCACACCCCCTTTTGACTCCAAAAGGGCTGGTCATTTCTTACTGAAGGTTTGTTGTACTACATATTtctagccaaaaaaaaaaagctggcAGCATGTGCTTTAGGAGGTAAACAAAAAGAGTATTTTTGCACTACTATAAATATGCATTCATTATATAAAGGGGGCTGGAACTCCCccgaaatatatatatgtatatccTGGCCACACCCCTGTTTTACCTCCCTATTTAACCtgccttaaagccgcattgtcaccagtttactctGGTTGATTAACAATCtccaatgatttttaacggaaaatgcaaaaaaaaatatttcaaaatattgaaagctgtgggtctattggaagtttctttgaggttgtgattgataatttagaattgatggcctgttaaatatttcagattctactatattttttttgtcttttaacggttgagttTTCCAACGGACCTCccgaagtaaactggtgacaatgcagctttaagtgAGCCTCAGTAAATTAATCTATATCAATGGTATTCTCCTTTTTTCAGTGCTTCTCTTGTCCCAGTTTATGCATTTGGAGAAAATGATGTCTTTAACCAAGTCAGCAATCCCAGGGGATCTATGTTGAGGAGGATTCAGACAAAGATACAGAAAACAGTTGCCTTTGCACCAGTGCTGTTCTATGGCCGTGGAATATTCCAGTACACCTTTGGTTTGCTTCCTCATCGCAAGCCTATACATGTTGTCGGTGAGGATATATATGGGTGGTGCTTTTATATGAAATAAATATCTCATTATTAGCAGTATATTTGAGCTTGTCTGTCTCAATAAAATGTCTGGAACTTAGGATAAGTTGTGAATAAGCTTTCTGTAGATTAGCAAAATATGCCAAAATTTCGGGCTTTAATTTTAGTTCTTCAGATCTCATAGGACCCATAAGGCATAACTGTTAGCTTAAATCTTGTTTAAGTGAATATGCTCTGTAATAATCCcttgttttatctttttttctccATAGTTGGATCACCAATAGAGGTTGAGAAAAATGAAAACCCATCTAGGGATGAAGTGCAGCGTGTCCATGACCTCTATGAGGATAAACTTGTTAAGCTCTTTGAAGATAATAAAGAGAAATATGGGCTGAAGAAAGAAGACAAGTTAGAAATATTGTAAAACAAAGCTTTTCATGCTTCCACAAGcaaatcaaattaatttaTTGAATCAATCAGGCTAGTTTAAAATGATTGTATACTCACAAATTACTGTATAATACTAATATATCCAGTATCATTGTTAGTGTGACACTCAAGTTCCAGCTTGAAAATCTAACCAAAATTTtatgaaagaaataatattaCAAATGCCTATCCCATTCACAACCAAACCAGCTTTGCCATGGGTCGCACAGTGACGAACCTTGTGATACATAGTTTGTTATTCCACTGCAGAGTCTAAGATTGCAAAAGTCTGCCATAATCAATTCAGAGTCACTAGGCAGGACTTGCTGAGGGTAGGTGTTTGCAGCATTGGGTCATAGAACACTTTTCTTATGCACCTAAGTCATTTGAAATCGCCATTTCTTTTGTCCCGGGAAGAGTGTGGTTAAGGTGGGAGCACTAAGAGAATCTGTCCCGAGGGATTTCGACTCTTgactttcaaaacaaaaaacaacaacccAAGGGCATTAGAACATTGCACTTGTCTAATATGTCACgtacaggcccatacccaggggggtgacACACCCCCCACAACTgtcgaaagtccactttcggttctcaatagacatgctttttgtagacaaaactataaagcataagctaggtcactctggtatgtcaccaatccataagtcagactttttagtagccaaatccgacaattaaCGTCccttggagatactgcaaaggcataaaaaagtccctttttgttaggggtggtcagatttttatcagagaactccccccctgggaaaaattaggtccattttctttataaggaaatcctgggtacgggcctgatgtAGTTGTACCATTTGCACCCCCAGGGCATTTGATTGCAGTTTTGTCCCAAGGGGATGGGGGCTTTTTCAGTGTTGTTCTGACCTCACCTAGGGCAATGGGGGttggggtttcaaatgactagtaaATGCAAGGAGCGCAACCCCCTCTATGGGAGAAAATAGTTGTTGAGTATCCTCTATTGGCGTTGCAACCCTAGTCGTCATGttgctccccctccccccggaaAAAAATCCTGGATAGGGATCCGTCCACCCCCAACTGCCCTTACCGTACCACAGCATCCCCATAACTGCCcttaccacagggagcccattgTACCACAACAAGATGGCGGTCGTTGTTGGCACATGGGCTTTCAGTAACCAAGCTGTGAGGGTCATTGCCGACGAGCTGTTGAAAGGAAGAAATAGTCTAGATGCTTTAGAGAAAGGAATAAATGGTAAGGGAAGCTAGATACACTCATTAGATACACAGATTCCAAGATATCATTATTGGAGAATGGAAGCTTTTCACGGATTCAATCATACATGACTTACTTATAAGTACTTCATAGGAGAAACCATTTCAGAAGCATCAAACGGTCATATGTTCTGATGTTAAACTATTTATTGTACACATCGTAAATGACAAAGATGAGACGTTGACTATGGTTGTCAATGGCAGAAGCATGCACCTGGAATTCCAACATATTGAGAATTGATCATTCCAGtttgaccccctcccccattaaCACTAATGATGGTAACATACTTGTATGTTACCATGTTTCCGCCTTAGGCGGGTTCGCCTTGCCTAATATCTGAAAAACCGTATATACCCCTCAAATTCCCCAGGGTCAAGAAGGTGACAAAGCAGACATCATCCTCATGCACCAGGGTCCATCCCTCTCATATATAATCCCAGAGGCAAGGGAGAGTGACCCCTCAGACTTTGCCCACCAAGCCAGAGTTGTTCCGTTAATCTTGAAATGAAATGTGAAAAGCTGAGAGATGTGAAAAGCTCCTCCTTGCCCCTGGGATAtgagaggggtggaccctggcAAGCAAGGATGTTCTAACAACTTTTGACCACCTATACTCTAGATGTTGAAGATGACCCCTTGACTGGTCGCTATGTGGTTGGGCGTGGTGGGTACCCTAACTCTGAGGGTGTGGTGGAGTGTGATTCTGCCGTTATGTTAGGGGATCATTGCCAATTTGGTGCTGTGGCTGCTTTACAAGGGTgagttctttaaaaatcattgtTGCCCCACTCTCTATACTCCTGGTACTCCATATTACTAAATAGAAGAAAAATATGGGTTGAAATTGACTATTTCTTTAGTTGCCCAAATATAATTTctgcatgaaaaaaaattgggtattttttttagggATGGAAATTAGAGGAACTTCTAGCAATAACAGTTTTATACAGCTTTTTCTGTTGTGCTTTTGTATTTAGgatatgttgtggtttgaaatgcttcttggtttgaaaatgttaaaaccagtttgaaaaaaattcaaaccaagaagcatttcaaaccacaacaaatgtggcatggtttgaattttttttcaaactggttttaacaatttcaaaccaagaagcatttcaaaccacaacagaTATTTCCTCATAGTCCattcattcttttttattgcagAGTTGCGACACCTTTTTCTGTGGCTCGTCTGGTTCTTGAGCGATCACCTCACAGCATGCTTGTTGGCAGTGGTGCACGCACTTTTGCTGAACAAAATGGAGTAAAGATAGAGAGTGAGGAGTCCTTACAAACTCAAGAAAGCAAAGATGCTTATAAGGTGAGTATGGCAGATGATTATCTTCTGAGAAAAGATTACGATTACTGTCATGCTGTTAAACaaacttttttcttttgtagaaACACCAAGGACAAAAGCTGGCTAAAGAAGGTCATGATACATTAGGTAACAAATatcttttatttaaataagtttgttttACTTTATCTGGAAATCATGCACCAGGCCGGTTTGTGGCCAAGTTTATTTTAGGTTCCGCTTTGTTGCGATGCCCTGGATCCCTAATCCCTGGATGCCAGGCTATAGGGTCATGGTTTTTAGAAAAGAAGACCATCTGTATTTCAAGGAATAGCAAGAGTAGGGTGGACAGGGGGGAGATGTAATTTTTGTAAAGTTGGCTTAGAAGggtaaaaacttttttttttcaactccAGGTGTCTTAGTGCTTGACAGCAAAAGCCAGCTCCTTGCAGGTTAGTAATAATGCatgaagagggggggggaagtCCTTCTAGTCACCCCTTTTTGAATTCAGGGGGGGAACCTTTCTACTAGGGGGCTGACCTTCTACTAGGGAAGGGATGGTTTTCCATCCTTTTAGGTAGAGTTATGGGTGCTCTTTGTTATTACCAGAAGAAACCTTCTAACACAGGTTTGTCAGTAGTGGAAAGCCATTCAAGTCACCTACTCATGAAGGGAATTTCCCTCATCCTCTTAGGGTGCCATATGAAATCACCAGGGAATTGCTTTTTAGCCTTCACAGGAATTTCTGGGGGGATTCACACTAGTAAGGGGGAGCATGTGCactctaataataataattaacaacaacaataataataaattggGAAGCTAATAATAAATTGGAAAGCTTATCACTGTGTCCAGTGAAATTACCAGGAAATCCCTTCTTATAGGTGTGTCTAGTAGTGGAAAGCCATTCAAGTCACCTGGTCGTGTAGGGGATTCCCCTCTTCCTGGGTCTGGCCTGTTTGCAGATAATGAGGTGTGTTGATTATTGGAGACTttagtaagaaaaaaacaatgattCTATCCAGTCAATAGGTTTGAACACAACCACAAACTTGATACCCATCATACCCTGATCCTCTACAGAACTTTAGCAAATATATTACACATCATTATGAATAAAAATACCTCCCTTATCATTTAGCCCttcatgtttaaaaaaaaattctcctTTTTCATTGGAATTAAGAAAATTAATCACCTTTTTCACTCCCAAAAAATTATAGCTTTCCAAATACAGAGTAATCCCCAAACACCCCTCAGCTGTCATGCTTGTATCTAGGTCCCCCTCTCTTGGTAGAAAACCTTGTTTTTAATAAAGGAAGAAAGGCAAAAATAGGGACGATGAGAAAGAGAGAGATAAATTATGAGATACAAAAGGagcaaaaaaattataataaaccagattcaatttttttctatttcagaCTGGAGCAGCTGTAGGTTAGTGGAATTAAAAAAGGATGATTTCTGCTGTGCCATTCCTACtacttttattttcttgttagCATCTGGAGATGGTGATTTTTTGCTTCGTTTTTGTCCAAGTTATCAAGCTGTACAGCTTATGAGCCAGGTATTCTACCATTTGTGCTTTTGATTTgacattatttaaaaataggGTAACCTATGTATTATAAAAGTAAGCAATATGAGTTTCACATATTCTTATATTCACACTGTAAGCGTTTTAATCACACTGTGTGGCTTGTGAAGCTCATGTTAATCACATAGGAGTTTTCTTGCATCTGAATTGGCTTACTTTCTGAAACTGTCGAGATGGCCATGGTAGTCAGCGGGAGGGGGCAGGGGGTTGAAGCAAGGGGCCAGGTACAATGTTCTTCTGTGAAGTGCATGATACTTCCTTATATTTTTAGTAAAATCTGTAAGATCCACCCTTGTGTATTGACACTGTACGTATTAACTGGATGTGCTGttaaattttagtatttttggtTGATGCGCAGGGATACACTCCACAGGAGGCTTGTGAGCAAGTGGTCAGAGTTAGTCAAACCAAGGCAGGGACGCTATCTGAACCATTtgaaatggcagttctagCGATTGATAAAGTGGTAAGCATGATGGGTCTGATATCTAAATCAAACCTTCGCAGAAGTGGACCCAAGGTTTTTTTCGCACCCCACAGttaaaaagttgaaaaaaaagtataatggAAGCTCAACCTACAAAATGCTCCTCTTTTTTACAGGGTTCCTCAGAACTTTAGCAATTTAGATTTGTTGTAATGTGTAAATTATTGATTAAAATTCGCTCTATTTTAGGGAAGGGTTGGTGCAGCATCCACAGTGGAGTTTCCATATACTGTGTGGAGGCAGCAAGATGATACTTTAGAAACTAAAATTTCTAGTTTTAAACTGTAGAATATTTTTACATCACAGtataaaaactttaaaaagaatTGTCTGCAATTAAAAATTGTAACTTTATATTTACATTTAGAACGATAAGGATATATTTAAAAGGCACAAATTTATACTATAATGGTGTTAAATTATGTCATTAATCGAGTGTACTTTGGAAAGGAGTAACTCCATAAAAATCCAAATAAGTTACATTGTCTATTACATAAACAACATATAAACC is a window from the Nematostella vectensis chromosome 9, jaNemVect1.1, whole genome shotgun sequence genome containing:
- the LOC5509933 gene encoding 2-acylglycerol O-acyltransferase 2-A, coding for MAVVEFAPLRIPLHRRLETAAVALYYYSFFFGALLGFLIIIGLLYTSLYPIALLYLAWAYLFDYGTPSHGGRRSKFMRGLRVWKYFRDYFPIQLVKTTELDPSKHYVFGYHPHGILCAGAFCNFATEATNFSEVFPGITPHLLPLMALFKPPLFRDYIMSSGMCDVTHDSCEYILQNKGPGNSIVIVVGGASEALDAHPGTNVLTLKARYGFIKLAIRNGASLVPVYAFGENDVFNQVSNPRGSMLRRIQTKIQKTVAFAPVLFYGRGIFQYTFGLLPHRKPIHVVVGSPIEVEKNENPSRDEVQRVHDLYEDKLVKLFEDNKEKYGLKKEDKLEIL
- the LOC5509947 gene encoding N(4)-(Beta-N-acetylglucosaminyl)-L-asparaginase, with the protein product MAVVVGTWAFSNQAVRVIADELLKGRNSLDALEKGINDVEDDPLTGRYVVGRGGYPNSEGVVECDSAVMLGDHCQFGAVAALQGVATPFSVARLVLERSPHSMLVGSGARTFAEQNGVKIESEESLQTQESKDAYKKHQGQKLAKEGHDTLGVLVLDSKSQLLAGVSSSGKPFKSPGRVGDSPLPGSGLFADNETGAAVASGDGDFLLRFCPSYQAVQLMSQGYTPQEACEQVVRVSQTKAGTLSEPFEMAVLAIDKVGRVGAASTVEFPYTVWRQQDDTLETKISSFKL